The window ctcgaaaaaaatgttttcgtTGGCGAGTATCTTAACATTGCCGCCAGCGAAATCCTATTTTCACTGGTGGTCGTCTTAGCTTGGCCGCCAACGAAAATGATTTTCACTGGCACGCTGTATTAGCGTGGCCGCTAGCGAGCCGACTGCCCGCCAGCACAAATGAATTATTTTCACTTGCCTTTGGTTGTTGGCAGTATAGCCGGCCTCCAGCGAAAACCCATTTTGGCTGCCAGTAAAAAcggtttttttaagtagtgatgAGAAaccaaatttttaaattttagtatCCGTGGAGCCaaattatataataaaaaaatacaaattctcTTGGTAACTTCACAAggtgtaaaatattttttctttaaatttcagAAAAATTGCACTCCTgtttagggatgaaaacggatcggaaaCGGACAgaatatcatattcgtttttatttttttttcggaatcggaatcggaatcgaaaaTTTGGATACGAAAATGAAATCGAATATTATTGAATACAGATACGGAGCAAATACGAGACGGAACGAATATGGTAGCGAATATTTACCGGTATATAAAAAGCCcctcaaattgagtttcttGATAACGAAGAGATATCacttattattttagttcaacatCTCCAACATTTATATTGTCAATTTTGTAGATGATCTCACAACCGCatatgaaaatcgattttcatggtTGTTCCTCTAAGAGatccatatgcaaatatgattatcattttctatTCTCAAGACCTTTTACTAGATGTATAACTTACTTGccattgtataaattggagatgttatttattttacttcacatCTTCAAAACTTGTAATATTTGTTTTATGATTTAAATGCTTTCAAATACAATtgttataaactacaaagtggtagatcccgttgagctttacaactttgatatggaacacatctccatatgtcgtttgaattgtagatctgagattttgtaaaaaataatatggtatattataatgaatatttagacccttaaatgacctcaaataataaaatagtcaataataaagttgtagatctcatcaagctctacaattttgatataaagtttgtcttcgtCTGATTctgtatgaaaaagttatgtatatatacgtgttttttctaaaatttgctcaatgtctgcggatatccgaaaaaaaattccggatagtttccgaccgttttccgatTCCGATGGATAGCACCCTTACTATATTCGTTTTcgtttccaagaaaaaaaatccgaattcgtttccgaatccgagaatttccggatagttccgaccgaaactatccgaatccaaaaaatggtccggacggacggaaactatccgaaccAGTTTCATCCCTACTCCTGCTCTAAAGTGAGGGCATATAATGTATGGTAGACTATTATGACTTTATAACAATTATTTAAAAggcacaaaaaaataaatattaaaaggttgagatattaaaaaaacattaagAAATGCTGatgaagaaagttttttttaaaaaaactcatcaTTTAATTAGTAGCTTGAAAAGTGTGTCTGTGATACTCTAGTAGCATAGAAACATCACCTTATATCTTTTACTTGTCATTGTAAGATCGGTGCAGTCAAAAAGTCAAACGGTCGACAATATGTTTGAGACTATATATTcagattgttatattttttttcctctatatCTAACCGGATATATACAGCCTTTTTTTAATAGGAACCCAATCTTTTAATAGGAATTTAGCCTATCAAACAGGGAACTAGCCCTCAAATAAcctaatctgaaattcgctcctattgagatttgaactcaggacttttttttaataggaaCCCAATCTTTTAATAGGAATTTAGccagatttgaactcaggaccttttttttaataggaaCCCAATCTTTTAATAGGAATTTAGccagatttgaactcaggaccttttTTTATTGAGATTTGAACTcatgaccttttttttaataggaaCCCAATCTTTTAATAGGAATTTAGccagatttgaactcaggaccttttttttaataggaaCCCAATCTTTTAATAGGAATTTAGccagatttgaactcaggactcaggaccttttttttaataggaaCCCAATCTTTTAATAGGAATTTAGccagatttgaactcaggaccttttTTTATTGAGATTTGAACTcatgaccttttttttaataggaaCCCAATCTTTTAATAGGAATTTAGccagatttgaactcaggaccttttttttaataggaaCCCAATCTTTTAATAGGAATTTAGccagatttgaactcaggacctttttttttaataggaaCCCAATACCCAATCTTTTAATAGGAATTTAGccagatttgaactcaggaccttttttttaataggaaCCCAATCTTTTAATAGGAATTTAGCCTTATCGAACAGGGAACTAGCTCTCAAATAACCCAAtttgaaattcgctcctatggagatttgaactcaggaccttagggtgctactcaggtcactgcaaccactaggctacatgcccttttaCATTCAGATTGTTATATGAATACAGTTAGAATTTCTTTTGCTCAAGATGCATTTTATGGCATTATAATTTTCCTAGATAAGTAGTACAGTACCTACACATTATGAGGTCAAATGTAAGGCGAGAAGTACTGCACGTACTGATTGGAGGCAAGACAAATTGGCTTTTAGGAAAAAGGACAAATGTCAATTAAATGGATGTCTCAAATGATGGCCAACGCTCAACTGGTCCCCTCTAGCTTATTCCATTAAGAATTTTATAGCTTTCCATCTCCCATTCTTCTTTAcacctttgtaatctgtggtgcacggtgaagcaaaaaaaaaaaagagaaagaaaaaaagtggATGAGCAAGGGTTACACCAAAAGATTGAGACTTGAGCCCCATATAGAGATACTTAAAGTCTTAAACCACATAATGTTCCCATGTTAATAAGATTAATTAGAACTATGAATCAACACTTTTTTTCAGTACACTTAACTGTGTCAGTACTTGCGTCCCTGTACAGCTACGTAGTACGTCATCAGTTGAAGATGTGTGTTTCATCAACTTTTTCCCCCTGTGAATCTGTTGCCCATCCCAAATATGACCTCAAAAAAATGCAATGATTTCACCTATGATAACCCCAATCTTCTCTGTTCTCTCCgccttttctctctcctctctctctctctctatctctctaccTCTTTAAGATACCAAACAGACCGTCATCGTCCTCCCCATCCCTGGAGTTCTCTCCCCCCTTGAAACAAGGGAGAGGAACAGGAGAAGGATGAGAGAAAGAATCACTGCAAAAAGGGAGAAAGAAacaaggaagagaaagagagaggaagctTTTTCACTTTGAGGGGAATGTTGTCTGGCTCGAGGTGCATGGAGAAACCTCTGATCGATCAGGTTTGATCTGTAGAGACTGATCTCGGACCAGGCTTCATTCCCCTCAAGTAAAGCTCCCATATTTATTTATGtctcgtcgatcgatcgatcgatctccgcGGTTCTTGGACCGCATGCATACCCGAGATTTTGGTGAGTCTCTGATTGGACATCAAACGATTCTTTTCTTGGGCGATTTCTTGGTTTGGGCGTGCGCAGGAATCATTAGGGTATGATTATCCCGGCGAATTTCTCGCTCCTTGTGTTGGTTTTCGTGTAGTATGGCATGCAGATTGGTGTAATCATGAACTTTTTGACACACAGATGCCTGAAagctttctcctttttcttctctaaAATATGGGCATCTATCTTGTAGTTGCGGTCTCTCTTTAATTCCTGTTTGCTTTTTGATATGATATCTAATCTGGTAGGAGAAACAAAGGGGAAAAGTTTGCTTTTTACATGGAGGGGACTTACTATCTTCCTTTGATTCCATCACTTTGCATCCACCTATTGATTTCGTTGGTCAAACTATATGTACAGTTTAATATGTTTCATTCAATTGTACTGTATGTAGTTGTATCATAGACACGTACAGTTATCAAAAGTACTACTTTTGATAAATTGTTGATCTAACAACTGTTTCTTGTTCCCTAAGTTTACATATACGACGCACAAGCGAAACTCTCAAGGTATTAACTCGTGATTTCAGAGAAGTTTTTGATGTGTTTATTGTTCAAGTGTGGAAGAAGTTCATGAGGAACATATACAGCTTTTACTCAtacatttaatttcttccttgatgCACATAAAACCTCTGTCTATATATATTATCTGTGCAGATTTGTTCTTTCAATTCAGAAGGACAAATGCTATAAAGCATTACAGGTAATATCATAAATACCATCCATGATCTATATTTGTTCATTCGTTTTGGTAGTTGTCTTCTCCCTTTTGTTTCTTCATCCATTAATACAGGACACATGCGACTGATCATCTTGTCTAGCGAGTAGACAGCGGTAAGTTTGCAATTTTATCTCCTTGCATGTGCTATTCCAATCAAGTTCTGAAACATTCTATGAATGTATACCACGGTgattggagacaaaaaaagctAGGGACCAAATGTTAATGCTGCTTTCTGAATAGCTAGCAGTGTAACACAAGCTGAATCCTCAATGTACAAGTAATTTATATTCTTTAGCTATCTAGGAGGTAGCCTAGGATTCTGCATATATAGAAGATAGTGTGCATTATGATGGAACCTTCATgcgtatatacatataatcatTTACTGAGATATATATGTTCTGATGAGCATTGAGCTAAGTATACTCAACATGAATATAACCTGGCAGGCTAATTAATATAAATTCGGTGTTCTCACAATGTTGCATTGGAGCTATATGTATAGTTGCTAATAATTAATCCACCAATGTGGAAATGAGGATCCTGAGCTGGCATACAATtaatctatctttttttttctacttcgTGTAGTACACTAGTAAAAGTAGGCAGTGCTAGCTGGGAGTACTCCTCTTTCACAGGTCTTGTGTTTGTTTCGGGGTCGGGATAGAACCAATTCATGTGTCATATGGCAGGTAATGGTGAATTTTTCTAGGAAGAGGAGACAAGCAATGGCGTGGtttcatatatgtatataacagATGTCACAGGTTTACTGTTCACGATTATGTCTGAATTGCCAGAAGTGCATGATCAGTACATGCCTGTAAGATTTGTCTCGTCATGACCTATTTATAGCtgtcatagaaaaaaaaactacaagaCAACGAAGGTACGTATGTTTGTACTGCATATTGTTAACAAGTTAATCAAGTTTACTTTTAGGCGTTATGGGGTACAGCTGTAGCTTCTTGTTGGTCTAGCATTGATCAACCATTCTTAGCGGTAGTCGGTTTGTTACTATACTAGCCCTTTTCTCAGTAGTGTGGGAAGGCGTCAGTGCGTAGtggaggtgttttttttttcttttctggactATAACCTCCTAGTTGTagttctgtaatttttttttcttgttacaTCCAATGAAACTTCATATTGTCTAAGTGTCGGTTCATTGGAAGAAAACATCATCAAGTATACTTTTATGTTGTGAAATAGGAGTAGCAAAACTGAGGAAAATGTTCCTATCAGTACAAATAAGACTTCAAAGATATAGACTTCGAATAGTTAGCCATGATAATGTGTTGCATATATACAGTTCGTTTCTTATGGAACATCTTTGCATCTTGCATGTGTAATGAGTCATCTGAAACGGCGCGTTACTGTCCATATTGGAATACCAACTTGCAACTTTCATTCATTATATTCGAAATGAAAGACATTTTAATTGTTTTGGGGTGCAATATAGCACTGGCAACTAACAGTAATTTGTAAGCAGTTTAGCTTGACAGACAAGTGCacgccattggaattatgctgTAATTGTCTTGTGCGAAGTAACTTGGGGCAAGAAATAGTTGGGTGCACCAAAACCGAATGAGCTAAGCATAGCGATGGTTCATGTTGTCCTTCATATGTgaagtacttgatggaaagaaaGATGCAAGCTCTATTCAATGTCTTCCCCTATTTATGCCAGTTTATGGACACACATTGGTAGGATGGGTCCAAAGAACATAAATAAAGTGAGGGAATTGTATCCACACCACTGAGCTAACTGCAAGTACGTAGATTCAGAAATCATCTTTAGTTCAGAAAATGCAGTAGCTTTAATACCTGTGCCTTAAGAACATTTAGATAGCTTACTTCACCAGGCGGGCTTATTCGGATTAGAGAATCTTCACATGATTTTCGGATGAACACTAGCATGggatttttttcatcatttccTATCGTTCGAATCATGAAAAATGGTTATAGGAAATCCAAAGAAAAGTttctttggctgtgtttagctccacgtcaaaattagaagtttgactaaCATTGGAAGTtggaagaaaaaagttgaaagtttatgtgtgtaggaaagttttgatgtgatggaaaagttaaaagtttgaagaaaaagttggtaaCTAAACTTGGCCTTTGATGCTGATTTCATAAGAAAAGTACATGAAAAATCAAACGACCtcaaactctttttttttccttcatacATACAAATCCTAAGCAATCAACTTTCCGTGGTCCAAATGTCCTCAACTCTTTTATTCATTTGTTTttccatttctttcttttacgTTTAGATTCCTATTCTATTCCTATACTTATTCTATCGTATGTTTTTTATATTCTATAATCCGAACGAGCCCTTAAAAGTGGTTACAAGGGTGTTCTCTCTTTCTTGATCTCTCGTGCGGGGTTGGGCAGATTGTTGGTATAaacatgatgtttttttttagaacatgaTATATGATCAGTGAAACAAAGGCAAAGAACATGATATGACGAGTGATGAGATGACACTAGCATATCACCGAATATGCAATGTCCAATCTTATCTGCAATAAAAAGTACGCAGTAGAAGTTTTTTGTGTATGCGAACCGAACGGCATACGACATGTACGAAGAGCGTGACATACTTGATTTTCACGACACGGCAATGTCTTCTTACACGTACAAGCAGAATCAATGCTACTGTACCGCATAAAAGAAACAATTTTCATTCTGTCCTTTAATATTTCAGTCTTGTACAGTATTCTTGAGTACGTATTAGGGTGCACCAAGAAGCAGCAGGTTCAACGTACCCATTGACAGCGAAAcgtctgtggtgacttcgtcgaTCTCCAGGATTTACCGGCTCAGTCTTCGAAGATGATCATAGGAATAGAGTATGCGTACATGCgctcataggggtgagtgtctGTATTGTACCgtgtaattcttaaaaaaaatccaaggaATTCCTACAGGTACACAGGCACACAGCTGACAGCTCCTTGCAGCCCTTGAGAAAATTTGTTTGTGTCCCTTTCAGGCTTTCATTTCAGCAGTACCTGCTGCAAGCCTCTCTGGCCAATACTGTAGTGTTCCTGTGCTTTGGGGAGGGGCCGGGGAATGGAGAATATGAAGAACCTTTTGGAATAGATATGTGCCTGACTAGTTTGTGCTTATCTGATGCTGCTCTACTTTGGCTAGCCCGTCGCTTGTGCCGATGGGAGATTCAGGTTCAGGCCCACTGCTTTTTCCATGGGAAGATGGCTACTGCCAGAAGCCAAGCTGACGACTGTTCTGCCGGTGATGTTGAAATCAGCTGCTGGTGTTGATGACAAAGTTATTAACTGTATGCCCTGATCACTAGTGATCGGTATCCTGGTCGACCAGGAGGGTTGAAAGCCAGAAACCATATGGTCCATGACCATGTTTGATCTACAGTCAGAACTCAGAATTAGCTGAAGGTGTATATGTAGTGGCGTCATGTAGAACATGAACGATATGAATAGAAACAAGCGTTGGCAGTAGCTTCACTCAGGCTGTGTTCACATGCACCTTTTCCcgtcccctctccctcgttttccacgcgcacgcttttcaaactgctaaacggtgtgttttttgcaaaaaaaagtttatataagaaagttactttaaaaaatcaaattaatctatttttttaaaaaaattagctaatacttaattaatcacgtgttaatggaccgctccatttTCCGTGCGCAAGAGTTAGGTTCCCATCTCCCCCATCCGAACTCAGCCTCAGTGTGATTCTGAAGAAAACGAAGATAGGTGCAAGTGGTGATTTGCTGTTcggttgttttctttcttggcagctcagcctttttttttctcctctctgcaGTTATTTGTTGCATCAGACAGCTCTCGTGTTGATGTTGGTGTGccagttttttattttaatattttttcagcGGAACTCCACGCATGTCTCTGGGCCGGTTTGTCGTCGAAACACAAGAGGAGAGtgaggaataagtccattttgactcccttaaaagtgatcCGAATCTAATCCGTAACCTTcgaccgtaaaaccggataagACGACTCCCCAAACTATTGAAACTagtgtaatttgactccctcagcggttttggagggtggttttgctgatgtggcgctgacgtggtaATGTTGACATACTTTTCGTCCcacatggcgcttacgtggtattagaattttaaaaaatatatgtaggaCTCATATGtgattcacaaaaaaaaattgacatgtGGGAATTGGCTGGtacgacggcgcggcgagccTCCAACCAAGCGGCTGGGATGCCGAGAGGCGGAGCGACCGACATCCCGTAGAGCACCAACCCATTCTCCAGCGACCCTCCCTCCGTCCTCGCCTGCAAGAGCGAGTGCACACATTAAAACACTCTTCCTGACTGAGCTTGTGCAGAACCGAGCTACGGGAGGATGATCACCTTGATGTCCTGCACAATGAACGGGTTCGTCTCCACGAGCCTCGAGCAACCTGAGCCGACGACGACTAGCTCCGGCGAGCCGTAGTAGTACCCCAACATCAACGCCGCCGGCGCTGTTCCATCAATGTAAAGGATCAAAGCAAGTTATAGCAAGACGTAGTATGTGTTGTCGACAAAGACAATCTTGATCAGAGATTCAGAGTAACTGACCCAAGAAACAGAAGGCGGGGAGGGTGACAAAGcagcgcgccgctgccgccatgaCTGTAAGTCATGTACCCTTCGCGGCGCCGGACAGCAAGACGACGCGTAAGAGAAGCTGTGAATCCTTGAACAGATCACGGCCACGAGGGATTTGTGGAATCGGTGTCTTAGCTGATGTCTCCCCCTTTTCTCTTCACCTTCTCTCTCGTGGAGCAATCGACGGGCAGGGGCGGCGAAAGTGGGCGggagccggagcggcggcggcggcaggcgggagGGCTGGCGGGCGGGCGCTGGAGTGTGTGGCATGGAAGCTGCCCcatgcggcggcggggtgcgcgGGGAGGCGTGCGAGCACGCTGACATCCTTCCGATTCTTCTCGAAAGTCGGAGCAGGGTTTCTCCCTATCTCTGCCATCTCCGGCGGAATCCTGCCGATCAATTGGTTGTCGGCCAGGTTCATCCAGAGCAAACTGCTGCagttccgccgccgtcgccgcttcaacttccgccggccgccaccactTTGGCCCCTGCCCGCCGCCACTCCAGCTCGTACTCCCCGCGGCCGGCCgaaggggagagaagagagaaaaagaaagagagaagggaggaagaggggaggaagaagaaagagagagaggatgaggaagaagaaagagagagaggatgacacgtggggcccacatgtcggtggatctctgttgacgaaaaaattgaacacatcggcctgggagatctgcttagctcatgtgcaggtccaaatcttagtgagatgcgggcgtgccagtcagtttgatcctgcaactgacaagatatgcaaatagtagatcaaaacagccgatcggctgataagccgatggagtagttccagccgataggcgataatagccgatgccgataccagccgatagcgatagagtttaagcaatcggctatatgtccaatgtagataatgatataaaggcaatcggctaaTGATGATGTAatgaaataacaatataatccagtataaaccaatcggcaaataatgatatgataaataagcatcgatccgaaggttaaagcatacatcggctgaaggtctgatgtcatgaaatccacaagattagattaaacagtgaaacctttgttgtcatcggctaaatccaacttatatgtatatgcaatacttttgagccgatgcaacgtccaaa of the Oryza sativa Japonica Group chromosome 2, ASM3414082v1 genome contains:
- the LOC107280014 gene encoding E3 ubiquitin-protein ligase APD2, translated to MAAAARCFVTLPAFCFLAPAALMLGYYYGSPELVVVGSGCSRLVETNPFIVQDIKARTEGGSLENGLVLYGMSVAPPLGIPAAWLEARRAVVPANSHMSIFFCESHMSPTYIF